The following are encoded together in the Paraburkholderia sp. BL10I2N1 genome:
- a CDS encoding tyrosine-type recombinase/integrase: MAFLQLSDPLVPPHLRSPTLVSEAAVPRYWANIWSIVSMGHLAASTQAGKLRYIEDLYQHADRLLGPSGLDDALADMNDAALADVLESWFVSIRNRPRVTRADELRWHAGLGFLTDVLTWLSRSRIPDDRLRDIETRLHRLSTLYGQLHVRKCRQTEMIRSLPAAVVETLYDLLDPVSSRNPFRHTKTRWRIYIAFILMLHQGLRRGELLLLAADAIKTGFDRKRQTLRHWLNVQQNEYEDDDTDGSIDSRYSKPSIKTAHSVRQMPVSPVTAQLVQTYIENYRGRPGHPFLLNSHFDSPFATESLTKAFREISNALPDAVRQELRDRTGKASVMPHDLRHTGAVVRLQQLIDNGDSIDEALQKMRTFFGWSKKSVMPLRYARAVFEDRLADVWNDSFDDRVALLRAIPKGL; encoded by the coding sequence ATGGCATTTCTACAGCTATCGGATCCGCTGGTGCCGCCGCATCTCAGAAGTCCCACACTGGTGAGCGAAGCCGCCGTTCCGCGATACTGGGCGAACATCTGGTCGATTGTTTCGATGGGTCATCTGGCCGCATCGACCCAGGCGGGCAAGCTTCGGTACATTGAAGATCTGTATCAGCATGCGGACCGGTTGCTGGGACCGAGCGGTCTCGATGACGCGCTCGCGGATATGAACGATGCCGCGCTGGCCGATGTGCTCGAATCGTGGTTTGTCTCGATCCGGAACCGGCCACGCGTCACGCGAGCCGACGAACTGCGCTGGCATGCGGGCCTGGGATTCCTGACAGACGTGCTGACGTGGCTTTCCAGGAGCCGCATTCCAGATGACCGGCTACGGGACATCGAGACACGCTTGCACAGGCTCTCAACGCTGTACGGCCAATTGCACGTCCGGAAATGCAGGCAGACGGAGATGATCCGCTCGTTGCCTGCCGCAGTGGTCGAGACGCTGTACGATCTGCTGGACCCCGTGTCAAGCCGGAACCCATTCAGACATACAAAGACCCGCTGGCGTATTTACATTGCTTTCATTCTGATGCTGCACCAAGGTCTGCGGCGTGGAGAGTTACTGCTCCTGGCGGCCGACGCCATCAAGACAGGATTTGACCGAAAACGGCAGACGCTGCGCCATTGGCTCAACGTGCAGCAAAATGAGTACGAGGACGACGACACGGATGGTTCGATCGACTCGCGCTACTCGAAGCCGAGCATCAAAACAGCCCATTCTGTTCGTCAGATGCCGGTCAGCCCAGTGACGGCGCAGCTGGTTCAGACATACATCGAGAACTATCGCGGTCGCCCTGGCCACCCCTTCCTGCTCAATTCGCATTTCGACAGCCCGTTCGCGACGGAATCGCTGACGAAAGCGTTTCGCGAGATATCGAATGCGTTGCCTGACGCCGTACGCCAGGAATTGCGCGATCGCACTGGCAAGGCTTCCGTGATGCCACACGACCTGCGGCACACAGGCGCCGTTGTCCGGTTACAGCAGCTGATCGATAACGGCGATTCGATCGATGAGGCGCTTCAGAAGATGCGCACGTTCTTCGGCTGGTCGAAAAAATCTGTGATGCCCTTGCGCTACGCGCGGGCCGTCTTCGAAGACCGGCTCGCTGACGTCTGGAACGACAGCTTCGATGACCGGGTGGCGCTGCTGCGCGCCATCCCGAAGGGGCTCTGA
- a CDS encoding site-specific integrase → MRPPHRRDGADVAVGAGQLIIDVVSRLPALPPVIRYYDEFDNATRSIPAPADATVFELSIYGRPHRLDFDRYPGAYAMLVKQLFLYLLGEDLHVVSAFKAASGAMHFPVAEVEKLIDAGPHKISREWTVMRARDLPQDAYRFGKTLLRLLCAHRLGGWSPTFAEFIRSSLPGPASDAYAGVHSGDAFLSADEEAAIVRHLDEVVSVLTSSVKTPLAYEDVCDAGMLLCAYQFAMRPIQIAMLGMRNVRIWQDAPDGLPTVHLTFHMAKQRSDSKRKPLTRRVKREWVPIFVVLNTWRRSEGAAGAARFFAVQSNYEAGARIAALVRKLIGSDDLGTATDLRHTAAQRLVDAGATHEELAEFLGHSHVQRGLVYFATSASHAERVNRALGASDIYRRVAKIAHDRFILPEELTLLKGEQQIAGVPHGIPIAGIGGCSSGQPACPYNPVTSCYGCRKFMPLHDRSMHERVLATMREVVVFFDRSSRGDTRSPAYLQLQRTIAEIQTVIDELEGDD, encoded by the coding sequence ATGCGGCCGCCCCATCGTCGCGACGGCGCAGATGTTGCCGTTGGGGCCGGGCAACTGATCATCGACGTGGTCTCGCGACTCCCTGCTCTTCCCCCTGTCATCCGCTACTACGACGAGTTTGATAACGCTACCCGTTCGATCCCTGCGCCTGCCGACGCAACAGTATTCGAGCTGTCGATATACGGGCGACCGCACAGGCTGGACTTCGATCGTTATCCAGGTGCATACGCCATGCTGGTGAAGCAGCTCTTCCTGTATCTGCTGGGGGAAGATCTCCACGTCGTTTCGGCCTTCAAGGCGGCAAGTGGAGCGATGCACTTCCCGGTTGCTGAAGTCGAAAAGCTGATCGACGCCGGCCCCCACAAGATTAGCCGCGAATGGACTGTCATGCGCGCACGCGATCTGCCTCAGGACGCGTACCGGTTTGGTAAAACGCTGCTACGGTTGCTTTGTGCTCACCGGCTTGGCGGCTGGTCTCCAACATTTGCGGAATTCATCCGATCTTCCCTGCCGGGCCCTGCGAGCGACGCCTACGCGGGAGTGCATTCCGGCGACGCCTTCCTGTCGGCCGACGAAGAGGCCGCGATCGTTCGGCATCTTGACGAAGTGGTTTCGGTTCTCACGTCGTCAGTGAAAACGCCGTTAGCGTACGAGGACGTCTGCGACGCTGGCATGTTGCTGTGCGCCTACCAGTTCGCCATGCGCCCGATCCAGATTGCGATGCTGGGCATGCGCAATGTTCGCATCTGGCAGGATGCGCCGGATGGACTGCCGACGGTTCATTTAACCTTCCATATGGCCAAGCAGCGAAGCGACTCGAAAAGAAAGCCGCTTACACGCCGCGTCAAACGTGAGTGGGTCCCGATCTTCGTTGTACTCAATACATGGCGGCGGTCTGAAGGGGCCGCTGGCGCTGCGCGCTTCTTCGCTGTGCAGTCGAACTACGAGGCTGGAGCCCGGATTGCCGCGCTCGTCAGGAAACTGATCGGCTCGGATGACCTCGGTACGGCCACGGATTTGCGGCACACCGCAGCGCAACGGCTCGTTGACGCTGGTGCAACTCATGAGGAACTTGCGGAATTCCTGGGGCATTCTCATGTCCAGAGGGGGCTGGTGTACTTTGCGACATCGGCCTCCCACGCGGAACGGGTCAACCGGGCGCTCGGCGCGTCGGACATATACCGGCGTGTGGCGAAAATTGCGCACGACCGGTTCATCCTCCCGGAAGAGCTCACCCTTCTTAAAGGTGAGCAACAGATCGCTGGTGTGCCTCACGGCATTCCGATTGCAGGTATCGGCGGATGCTCTTCGGGGCAGCCGGCCTGCCCCTATAACCCGGTCACGTCGTGCTATGGATGCAGGAAGTTCATGCCGTTACACGATAGATCGATGCATGAGCGGGTGCTGGCCACCATGCGTGAAGTGGTTGTGTTCTTCGACAGGAGTTCCCGCGGCGACACCCGGTCGCCGGCCTATCTGCAGCTGCAGCGCACGATCGCCGAGATCCAGACGGTCATTGACGAACTGGAAGGCGACGACTGA
- a CDS encoding sensor histidine kinase, which yields MTRTEQPEASGSLRESYLLLQEATTRRETACEEERKRIAREMHDELGQQLTALRLNISALRIEFGADNPELLDRLQGLLSLCDQTMQVVRHAIVSMRPAALDAGIIPALELLATTFSRDNNIACRLQTPKVTVVLDEEREAAMFRIAQEALTNAARHAHANQVTVSLSQADSFWLLEVHDDGCGFDSESARPRSFGLLGMRERALILGGQLSITSAQGKGTSIVARIPVETPFPEASIGIT from the coding sequence TTGACTCGCACGGAGCAGCCTGAGGCCAGCGGAAGTCTACGTGAATCATATCTGCTACTGCAGGAAGCAACGACGAGACGTGAAACGGCATGCGAAGAGGAGCGTAAGCGTATTGCCCGCGAGATGCACGACGAGTTAGGCCAACAACTGACCGCATTGCGACTGAACATCTCTGCGCTGCGGATCGAATTTGGAGCCGACAACCCCGAACTTCTCGACCGGTTGCAGGGATTGTTGAGCCTTTGCGATCAGACGATGCAGGTCGTGCGCCATGCAATAGTGTCCATGCGACCAGCTGCACTGGACGCCGGCATTATTCCCGCATTGGAATTGCTCGCTACGACGTTTTCCCGGGACAACAACATAGCTTGTCGGCTTCAGACTCCCAAGGTCACCGTGGTGCTCGACGAGGAGCGGGAAGCTGCGATGTTTCGGATCGCACAAGAGGCGTTGACGAACGCCGCACGCCATGCGCACGCGAATCAGGTCACCGTCTCGCTTTCGCAGGCCGATTCTTTTTGGTTGCTCGAAGTACATGACGACGGGTGCGGATTCGATAGCGAATCCGCGCGCCCGAGGTCTTTTGGCCTCTTGGGCATGAGGGAGAGGGCACTTATTCTTGGTGGCCAACTCTCGATCACAAGTGCACAAGGTAAGGGTACTTCAATCGTCGCGCGCATCCCTGTGGAAACACCTTTCCCAGAGGCCAGTATCGGCATCACGTAG
- a CDS encoding GMC oxidoreductase: MIDPNWLSDPSDQSRLLYAMNYLRRIAATAPLSNVISEESQPGAAIPSDEQLLSYMRRTTDSNYHPCGTCRMDRSGDPMAVLTADLRVKGVAGLRVFDASMMPSVISANTNATVMAVADRGVDIMMGRN, from the coding sequence TTGATTGATCCAAACTGGTTGAGTGATCCCTCTGACCAGTCCCGGCTGCTGTACGCGATGAATTACCTGCGTCGCATCGCAGCTACTGCGCCGCTTTCCAACGTGATCAGCGAAGAGAGTCAGCCCGGTGCAGCCATTCCGTCGGACGAGCAGTTGCTGAGCTATATGCGCCGTACAACGGACAGCAACTATCACCCTTGCGGGACTTGCCGTATGGACCGATCTGGCGATCCCATGGCCGTTTTGACTGCCGATCTTCGGGTGAAGGGCGTAGCGGGTTTGCGCGTATTCGATGCCTCCATGATGCCGTCGGTCATTAGCGCAAATACCAATGCAACGGTCATGGCAGTCGCGGACAGAGGAGTTGACATCATGATGGGGCGGAACTGA
- a CDS encoding MFS transporter, translating to MIMLDSNIVAVSLPTIARDLNASFTDIEWVVSAYVLPFAAFLMPAGALADRFGRRRLLLTGMLLFTAASFVCGLAPNFLILNASRGLQGVGSALQLSAALAVLGHTFRGAERARAFAFWGTLVGVAVAIGPLIGGFITSTVGWRWAFLVNVPVGAALIAVGFSSVDESNDPHSQKLDFAGITFFGGGLFCSVWGLINANVDGWLSNVTLGKLSVAAALLFCFVIAELVQKRPMVDFSLFRRRTFLGSSIAMLGFASAAQVMMTYLPLYLQNSFGFNPALAGFTMMPFALPLFFLPRVGAILARSMSGRAILTIGLCIVACGNLSTALVVLSGGSLKLLWIGMLITGCGAGLLNGETTKVSMTVIPPERSGMASGIGATLRFVGLVLGITCLGAILTSETRRQFIRAAANEGLPQLDGKTIELVVSHIVAGDTGGRTVPAVTDQVIFVARNSFELGFSSVLFVAAAVAAVCAMLTYLLVDVWETAPQPKMTH from the coding sequence ATGATCATGCTGGATTCGAATATTGTCGCGGTATCGCTACCGACGATAGCTAGAGATCTTAACGCTAGTTTTACAGACATCGAGTGGGTCGTCAGCGCATACGTTTTGCCGTTTGCGGCGTTCCTGATGCCTGCGGGAGCCCTCGCTGACCGATTCGGACGGCGCCGTTTGTTACTGACCGGCATGTTGCTCTTTACGGCTGCCTCCTTTGTTTGCGGTCTGGCGCCCAATTTCCTTATTCTAAATGCCTCGCGTGGGCTGCAAGGTGTTGGATCGGCACTCCAGCTTAGTGCTGCTCTGGCAGTACTGGGTCATACTTTTCGCGGCGCCGAGAGGGCACGAGCGTTCGCATTTTGGGGAACGCTCGTCGGAGTAGCTGTAGCGATAGGCCCTCTAATTGGCGGCTTTATTACGTCTACCGTCGGCTGGCGATGGGCGTTCCTGGTCAACGTCCCTGTTGGGGCCGCGCTGATCGCCGTCGGATTCTCATCAGTCGACGAATCAAACGACCCGCATTCGCAGAAGTTGGATTTCGCCGGGATAACGTTTTTCGGAGGCGGGCTCTTTTGTTCGGTTTGGGGGCTGATAAACGCCAACGTTGACGGCTGGCTCAGCAACGTAACTCTCGGCAAGCTTTCCGTCGCGGCCGCACTGCTGTTTTGTTTCGTGATCGCTGAACTGGTTCAAAAGCGCCCCATGGTTGATTTTTCGCTGTTTCGCAGGCGGACGTTCTTGGGCAGCAGTATTGCCATGCTTGGATTTGCATCAGCGGCCCAAGTCATGATGACGTATCTGCCTTTGTACCTGCAGAATAGCTTCGGCTTCAATCCGGCCTTGGCTGGATTTACCATGATGCCGTTCGCGCTCCCCTTGTTTTTTCTTCCCCGCGTCGGGGCGATTCTCGCTCGCAGCATGTCAGGGCGAGCCATTCTCACGATCGGCCTATGCATTGTTGCTTGCGGCAACCTCAGTACTGCGCTGGTGGTACTTTCGGGTGGTTCGCTGAAGTTGCTTTGGATTGGGATGTTGATCACTGGTTGCGGGGCAGGTCTGCTCAACGGTGAAACAACGAAGGTTTCTATGACTGTGATCCCGCCCGAACGCAGTGGAATGGCATCTGGAATTGGTGCCACGTTGCGCTTCGTTGGACTTGTACTCGGTATCACATGCCTTGGCGCGATCTTGACCAGCGAGACAAGGCGTCAGTTCATACGGGCCGCAGCGAATGAAGGGCTCCCGCAACTCGATGGGAAGACGATCGAACTGGTTGTCTCGCATATTGTCGCCGGGGACACCGGGGGACGTACCGTCCCGGCTGTGACAGATCAAGTGATTTTTGTGGCCCGCAATAGCTTTGAGCTTGGCTTTTCCTCGGTGTTGTTCGTTGCAGCCGCTGTTGCTGCAGTCTGCGCAATGCTCACTTATCTACTTGTCGATGTTTGGGAAACTGCTCCCCAGCCTAAGATGACGCATTGA
- a CDS encoding thiolase family protein gives MFKDTEIVLTAPVRTAIGAFNGSLKGVPATDLGASVVKEVLRRTGLPASKVDSAVLGNVIQAGNGMNPARQASIKGGLPVSSPALTVNRVCGSGAQAIVTAAQEVALGTAAAVIAGGMENMDRAPYLFPDGRWGSRMGNTLIIDSMLRDGLNDAFSNEHSGWHTEDLVKEYCISREAQDRWAERSQTRFSNAQAEGRFKNEIVPLEISLGKRLVEFSVDEQPRPDSTFETLSKLRPAFRPDGTITAGNAPGLNSGASGMLVSTRAFADKNNLEPVAKLVAFAVSAVEPGIFGIAPAPAVGLVLERAGWRLTDVDRVEINEAFAAVPLAVMKRIGLPDEIVNVEGGAIAHGHAIGATGAVLTTRLLHSLLRDGLKRGIVTLCIGGGQGIALAVELL, from the coding sequence GGAAATTGTATTGACCGCACCGGTTCGTACGGCGATTGGCGCGTTCAACGGCTCTCTCAAGGGCGTACCTGCCACCGACTTGGGTGCCTCAGTGGTCAAGGAGGTCCTTCGTCGAACCGGGTTGCCCGCTTCGAAGGTGGACTCTGCCGTCCTCGGCAACGTGATTCAGGCTGGTAACGGCATGAATCCGGCGCGCCAGGCATCAATTAAAGGCGGCCTTCCGGTGTCTTCCCCCGCCCTCACGGTCAACCGCGTATGCGGCTCCGGTGCGCAGGCCATCGTAACAGCCGCTCAGGAAGTAGCCCTTGGCACAGCCGCGGCTGTGATTGCCGGGGGGATGGAAAACATGGACAGAGCGCCTTATCTCTTTCCTGACGGCCGATGGGGCAGCCGCATGGGGAATACGTTGATCATTGATAGCATGCTGCGCGATGGCCTCAACGATGCGTTTTCAAACGAGCATTCCGGATGGCACACTGAAGACCTGGTCAAGGAATACTGTATCAGCCGGGAGGCGCAGGATCGTTGGGCAGAGCGGTCACAGACCCGCTTTTCGAATGCCCAGGCAGAAGGAAGATTCAAAAATGAGATCGTCCCCCTTGAGATATCCCTCGGGAAACGACTCGTCGAGTTTTCTGTCGACGAGCAGCCCCGCCCCGATTCGACGTTCGAGACCCTCTCGAAGTTGCGGCCAGCCTTCAGGCCGGACGGCACTATTACTGCAGGCAACGCGCCAGGCTTGAACTCCGGAGCATCGGGCATGCTCGTCTCGACCCGGGCCTTCGCTGACAAGAACAATCTCGAGCCTGTAGCGAAGCTCGTTGCATTCGCAGTATCTGCGGTCGAGCCGGGCATCTTTGGTATCGCGCCTGCCCCCGCAGTCGGGCTGGTGCTTGAGCGCGCGGGATGGCGCCTGACGGATGTCGATCGAGTTGAAATCAATGAGGCTTTCGCCGCTGTCCCGCTAGCCGTCATGAAACGGATTGGTCTGCCAGACGAAATAGTCAACGTGGAGGGTGGTGCGATTGCGCATGGTCACGCGATCGGCGCAACGGGCGCTGTACTCACGACCCGCCTGCTTCACTCCTTACTGCGCGATGGCTTGAAGCGTGGCATCGTCACGCTGTGCATTGGCGGTGGCCAAGGTATTGCGCTTGCGGTCGAACTTCTGTGA